The Nostoc sp. 'Lobaria pulmonaria (5183) cyanobiont' DNA window GTGTCGTTGCTTCTCCGTGTCAATGAGAGTGCTGAGTTAAAAGTGCCGAGTGCTGAGTTAAAAGACCACTCATAATAAGGGACGAGGCATATACTGAGTACTAAAGCTCTGATAATTTTTTGCTTTACTCAGCACTCAGTACTTACCACTCAGTACTCGGTTTGGTCAGTGGGTGTTAGGATCTTGCCTACTAAATATGTCCCAAAATGATTACAACTTAAAAGCTTATTTTAGGTCTAGCGTGTCTCAATGCTAAATTAGTGCTTTCTCTTCTATTGTGACGATTAGCAGCAAAGGTGGTGGATAATGGAAATTCCCATAGAAAGTCTGTGGAGTCAGGTACTAGAGCGCCTAAAGCTTGAACTATCCCGACCTACCTTTGAAACTTGGATCAAAACTGCTAGTGCAGAGCGATTAGAAAATAATTGCTTGGTTATCTGCACTCCTAACCCATTTGCTCGTAATTGGTTACAGAAGTATTACATCAATACCATTGCTCATGTAGTACAAGATATTCTCGGTCATCCTGTGGGAATTTACATTACGGTTGCTCAAGGTGATGAAGTTTCTCATTTTAGTGAACGAGAGGTTGCTTGGGAATCACCAATTTCCAGCAGTATTTCTGAAGCTGTTGCTAATCACAATCATAAAACTACTGACTTAAACTCTAAATATGTCTTTTCGCGGTTTGTAGTTGGTGCCAACAATCGGATGGCTCACGCTGCTTCTTTGGCAGTTGCAGAATCTCCAGGGAAAGAGTTTAATCCTTTATTTTTATGCGGTGGTGTCGGCTTGGGTAAAACTCATCTTATGCAAGCTATTGGTCATTATCGCTATGCAGTTTTTCCTAATTGTAAAATATTTTATGTTTCTACGGAGCAGTTTACGAATGATTTAATTACAGCCATCCGTAAGGATAGTATGCAAAGTTTTCGAGAGCATTACCGAGCTGCTGATGTTTTATTAGTGGATGATATTCAGTTTCTGGAAGGGAAGGAATATACCCAAGAAGAATTTTTTTATACTTTTAATACTTTACATGAAGCTGGTAAACAAGTTGTCATTGCTTCCGACCGTCCGCCTAACCAAATTCCTAGCTTGCAAGAACGTCTTTGTTCTCGTTTTTCTATGGGCTTAATTGCCGATATCCAAAAACCGGATTTAGAAACGAGAATGGCAATTTTGCAGAAAAAGGCTGAGGATGAAAATATTAATCTTCCCCGCGATGTGATTGAGTATATTGCTTCTAACTATACTTCTAATATTCGAGAATTAGAAGGAGCTTTAATTCGGGCGGTGGCTTATATTTCTATTTGGGGCTTACCGATGACGGTAGAAAATATTACACCAGTTTTAGAACCGCCTAACGAAAAAATGGCAGCTACCCCAGAAGCAATTTTAAAGGTGGTGGCGGATAATTTTGATGTTTCAATAGACGACCTCAAAGGTAACTCACGACGAAGAGAGATTAGCTGGGCGCGTCAATTAGGAATGTATCTCATGCGCCAACACACGGCCTTGAGTTTGCCGAGAATTGGCCAGGAGTTTGGTGGTAAAGACCATACAACGGTAATCTATAGTTGCGATAAAATTACTCAACTTCAAGAGAGCGATCGCACCTTAGTACAAACTCTACGTGAATTGAGCGATCGCATCAATATGAACAGCCGTTCTCAAAAACCATCCTGAAGATGTCTTTTAAGTTTTCCACAACCAGCAGTGCGATCGTTAGCCTTGACGGCTGAATAATTAGTCAAAAATATTAAGTAACGTATAAAATTTGATTAAATCTAACTTAGATTGTGGAAAAATCTAACTTTTTGGGGAAAAATCTCTGAAAAACTTGAGATTTTGCTGACAAAACTTAATTAAGTATAATTACTTTGTGGAAAAGTACATAAGTTTTTCCACAAGTTTTCCACAGGTAGTTAACTTAGGAATTTTCAAGAAATAAACGAGCAAAAAAAACGTAGACGTGCAGAGGCTTCCCGTAGGCTACCACTCCAGACGCAAAGAACACAGAGAGACGAAAACAAGAATTTTCCACCAGAAATTTTGACCATTTCCAGAACTACGCCATTACCCAAATTTTCTGAGAAAAATTCGGCTCGTTTGCGATTGCGATTAATTTCACAGGTTTTTCCTAAGCCGAATAATCCTGAGTTTTTTACAGTTATGGTGGCAGTGTCGAAATCAAACGGCTGAGTTTGAATACCTGGGGGAGATTGTGTCCGGCTGAAATTAGAGTTTAGTTATTAATCTCTAATTTCATCAAACTCATTCTCGATTAGGCAAATAGTGAGTAATTATTCTGATAATGAGAATTCCTGTATAGTTTGAGGTATGCCAGATTATACTCTCCAAAGAAGCTCTATGATTGCTCTACCTGGTATTGCCATCCAAGATAATATCTACGAAAGTTCTAATTCTCTAGTGTATCGGGGCATCAGAGACGATGGACTAGCAGTCGTCGTAAAAATGCTAAAGCTTGATTATCCCTCACCTCAAGAACTAACCCGCTACAGACAGGAATATGAAATTATCAAGTTAGAGTCGAAATGATACTAGTGACCGGCTATGCTGGGATTGGTAAATCAGCATTAGTACAGGAACTCTACAAGCCGATCGCAGCAAAGCACGGCTATTTTATCTGGGGTAAGTTCGATCAATTTGGGCGCAATATTCCCTACAGCGCGATCGCAAATGCTCTGCAAAAATTGATCCAACAACTGCTAGGTGAATATATTCCTTCTGAAGTTGCTGCCAAGCTAATTCAACGGATGAACAATCCAGAGTTAAGCGATCGCGAGCTAGAAGTGATTCATCTAATGGTGGACGGCTTAAACAATCATGACATTGGTGCAGCTTTGCATATCACTGAAAGTACCATCAAATTTCACATCAACCGAATATTTGAGCAAATTAGGTGTGAGCGATCGCACTCAAGCAGTAGTCACAGCCTTGAAACGGGGTTTATCTCAATTGTGACTGAACTTACAGCAATTTTCAGGTAACAGCACCGGGGTGTCAGCTTTCGCGAACCGCTCCTGTGCTAATTTGCAAAACAATTTTGCCGCGTGTGCGCCCACTTTCGGAAAGTTGGAATGCCTTTTTCACTTCTACGAGCGGCAAAACGGTTGCGACGTGCGCTTTTAATCTGCCTTCGTCAACCAATGCACTGATGGCAGCTAATTGTTTTGCGTTTGGCTTGCAATGGACCCGCGCGGACTTGACGCCAAATTCCTGCGCTTTTTCTTCGGACGGAAACTCCACTGACGTTACCAGAAAGCCACCTTTTTTCAAAGTTTGGAACGCTCTTTCAAACGTGTCGCCGCCGACCGCATCGAAGACGACATCAACATCTTTAACGACTTCTTCAAAGTTTTGCTTCGTGTAATCAACGAATTCATCCGCGCCTAAATCTCTGATGAACTCTTCATTGCGTCCCGAAGCCGTACCGATGACGTATGCGCCTTTTGCTTTGGCAAGTTGAACAGCCAGCGAACCGACTCCGCCTGAGGCGCCGGTTATCAAAATTCTTTGCCCACTGCTGAGATGGGCTAAATCAAAAATTGCCTGCCATGCAGTCAACGCGCCGAGTGGAACCGCCGCTGTGTTCTCGAAATCGAGACTTTGGGGTTTAGAGGCAATATCCCCCATTTTGGCAACCGCGTATTCGGCGAAACCTCCAGAGCGGATGATCCCGTAAACCGCATCGCCTTCTTTGAAACCTCTGACATCATCGCCAATTCTTTCGATTGTTCCGGCAATCTCGCCGCCGAGCATGATGGGTAGTTTCAGACCGAGCCTTTCGCCCAAACCGTTACGGATTTTCCAGTCAACCGGATTAACCCCCGCGACGTGAACTTTCACCAAAACTTCGTCCGCTTTCGGCTCTGGGCGTTCGACATCAGCATAATTTAGAACCTCATCATTGCCGTATTCTTTGATTACTATTGCTTTCATTTTCCTCGCCCCTGTTTAATTCAATGGATATGGCAGAATTGGCTGATCACTCATAAAAATCTGCGGCGCTTACCGACATATAGAAACCCCATACTTACTTTTTAGCTTTTCTATAGTAACTTTTCACTCCCCCTCTCAAGCAACAACTTGAAAAGCAATGGGAATGGGAGGGGGTAATATTTCCTTACGACCTTGAGCAATCACTTGGGCAATGTAAGACCAAGGATCTACTTTTTCTCAAGCGACAAGTTTCAATCACGTGCCATAGAGAACAGTAAGCCAAACAGCCTTCCGAGGTACGTGTACCATAACTAATACGCCGTGCAATCACTGGAATTACTCGCTCAAGCAATGACTGATGCTGTAAATTATATTACCGAAGATGATGCCTTCGGTTGGTTCAACCACTGTGGTCTATTTACCTAAAAATTGCTGTAAGTTCAGTTGAGGCTTGGTTGCAGAGATAGGTAGTGGCTGTCATTTCGTCCCTTCAAACACTAAACTGTGGGTTGGCGACAAAGCTGCATTCGTTTTATAAGCTAAAGTCATACGAATGACAGTGTGAGGTTCAACCATGTAATCACTTTATGCCGTGAGAACCGTTTTTTGCCAAAGTACCATGAATCAAGCAGGTAGTAATTTCAATCAACTCCTTGTTCTACCCTCACAACGCGATCGCTACCAGCGAATTCTCAATGCCCCAGTCGTGCTTGTGGAATATGGAAATTACCAGTGTCTTCAGTCTGGGGAAGTGTATAGGTTGATTCAGGCAATTCAGCAGGATTTTGATTTCGTGCTTTCCCAGAAGAATCGGGTGTGTGTCGTGTTTCGTCACTTTATTCAGAGTTCATATCCTCAAGCCCAAAAGGCAGCAGAAGTGGCGGAAGCAGCAGCAGCGCCGGGTCAATTTTGGCAGATGCACGATCTGCTGTTTACCCATCAACAAGCCTTGGAAGACGGCTATCTCGTGGAGTATGCCGATAGGTTAGGACTCGATATTTTCCAGTTTCTGCGAGATCCATCCAGTCAAGTACACATCACCCGAATCGAGGAAGACACCGAAAGCGGAAACCAAAGCGGAGTAATGGCTGCCCCAGCTTTGTTTATTAATGGAATTCGTTATCGCGATCGCTGGAACATGGAGCAGTTGAAGGCGGCCATTACCACTGCAAGTCATTGATTTTTTCAGAAACCGATAAACATCTAGGAGGAACAAAAACATGATTGCTCAAGTGAACCTTGGCGGTAGTTTCACGCTCTCAGGCACCTCTGTGACTCTGAAGCGGATGGGCTATGGTGCGATGCAGCTTGCTGGATCAGGTGTTTGGGGACCGCCGCGCGACGTGGATGCTGCCGTTGCCGTTCTGCGCGAAGCGATCGCACTCGGAATCAATCACATCGACACCAGCGACTTTTACGGTCCGCACATCACCAATCAGCTCATTCGACAAGCACTGCATCCTTACCCCGAAAATCTGACGATTGTCACTAAGGTGGGCGCAGTGCGCGGCGCGGACGCATCGTGGAATCCAGCGCAGAGTCCGACCGAGCTTCGCCAAGCGGTGCACGACAACCTGAGCAACCTGGGCGTTGACGTTCTTGATGTCGTCAACCTGCGCCGGTGGGGGGACGGGCCGAACGAGGGGTCGATCGCAGAGCAATTCACCGCACTCGCCGAGATGCAGCAGCAGGGGTTGATCCGGCACTTGGGACTTAGCAATGTGACGGCGGCGCAGGTCGAGGAAGCGCGCGCGATCGCACCGGTGGTCTGTGTGCAGAACCAGTATAACCTCGCCCACCGCGACGACGAGGCGCTAGTGGGCGATCTGGCGCTTAAGGGCATCGCCTACGTGCCTTTCTTTCCGCTCGGCGGCTTCAACCCGCTTCAGTCCTCGACGCTGGACACAGTGGCGACGTCGATCGGAGCCACCAAGATGCAGGTGGCGCTGGCGTGGCTGTTGCAGCGCTCGCCGAACATCTTGCTGATTCCGGGTACATCGTCGGTTGAGCATCTGCACGAGAACCTCAAAGCCGCAGATTTGCAACTTCCATCGCAAACAATTACCGACCTGGACGCGATCGCGACAACCAAAGGTTGAAACGAAACAATTTTTGCCCTTCAAGGGGCTGAAGTAATTACAGGAGAACCTACTCATGCAAAATACTCCCCAACAAATGAAAGCAATGGCTGTGGATGAGTTCGGCGGCCCAGACAAGTTGACTTTGTACACCTTACCCGTACCTACCGTGGACGCAGCCGAAGTTTTGATTCGCATCGAGATCGCTGGAGTTGGCATCTGGGACGCGATGGAGCGCGAAGGTAAGCTGATGTATAACGAAGTCCACTTTCCGCGTGTGCTGGGCGGCGAATGTGCGGGCACCATTGCTGCCGTCGGCGACGGCGTTGAACGGTTTGCCGTCGGCGATCGCGTTTACGCACAGAGCTTCATGAACGATAAGGGCGGTAGCTATGCCCAATACGTCGTTGTATCCGAAAAGACGGTTGCACCGGTGCCCAATGGTCTCGATATGCTGATGGCAGGCGGACTGCCCATTGCCGGTGCGACGGCGCTCAGCAATTTGCAGGCGCTGGGGACGATCAACGAAACTAAATTGATGCTGTGGGGCGCGAGCGGCGGTGTCGGTCACGTCGCGCTTCAACTGGCCAAGCGCATGGGGGCGCGCGTTTTCGCGATCGCATCGGGTGCAGACGGCGTAGAATTAGCCAAGCAGTTGGGTGCCGACGAAGCGGTGGACGGACACAGCAACGACGTTGCACAACGCGCCCGTGCCTTTGCACCTGACGGCTTCGATGCTGCGCTAGTGCTAGTGGGCGGCGATGATGTTCAATCCACGCTGAGTTTGGTGCGACAGGGCGGAATCATCACCTTTCCTAATGGCGTGATGCCCGAACCCAAAGCGCCCGACGGTGTGGAACTCAAGAAGGCAAATGGCTTCGCCGACCCGATGTTGTTCGACCAACTCAACCGATTGGTGAGCATGGGTGAGTTTCAAGTTCTCATCGCGCAGACGTTTGGGCTCGAAGAAGCCGCACAAGCGCAGTCAGCGATGAAAAAGCATTATCTAGGCAAAATCGTGTTGCGCGTGAGCGGCGAATAAGAGCCTGATCAATCACCCATCAATCACCAATTAAATCCCTTTCAAATGGACAAAGACAGATTGCGCTGGGCTTGGCTGCCCTACTCCTCAATGAGCCGCTCACCTGGACAAAAGCGGCATCTGCGGGTGTGGCGTTTGTTGGCGTGGGGCTGATGGTTAGTAGTCCCGATCCCCGTCGCAACCAGCGAAGTTCACATGATGTCACAGCAAGTTAAACCACAATTTGCCTTGGCAGATATCTCTTTGCGATCGCATTGATTTTTAGCATTTTAAGGAGTTGATCGTGAGCGTTAAATGATGATTTTGCGTGTCCTTCACGCAAAATCATCACCTCTACAAACTTTGTCCGCAAAAAAGAAGGTATTGTAGCTGAACTTGTGCCTCTTTCCTACAAGTTTACGCAGGAGTGTAGTCTTCTTTTGCGTTTAAGCCACCAGGAATTACGCATTGAGAATTTAGGCAAGCGGCGTTGCACACCTTATCAAGCTGTCACAGTTTGCTGCCAATGCCAACTCGCCCGTGCGCTTCTTACAGTATCACGCAGCAGTTGAAGCGGCGATCCAAGCGTTCGGGATAGCGTATACGTTTCTGCGCCCGAATCTGTTTATGCGGGAGCGATCGCTTGACCATTCACTCACCACTTATTGATTAAAAACCGTAATCTTTATCTGGCAAGCATTTTGGCTTTTCTTAGTGCCATTCGGAACTTTACCCTTAGGAGCTAACTTAAGATTGTCTGCTGTGACGACGATCGCGTTGTAAGGCAGCTTTGCCATGCGAAGCCAGGTTTCAAGCTCCATACAGACTGGGCTAATGCTCGCTAGCCCCCATAGAGAAAGGGCAGTATATAAAGTAATCATTTTAAATCACCTCTATGATTTTCTTGGCGTTGAAGTAACGCTGCTTTAAGCTTTGAATCCTGGTAAAACAGCGTTTTGCCGCAGGCTACTTGACTTGAGTAATTTTCGCCCAGTAGAGATGCCATTGACGCTGCTCTTGAGTGGAGCCAGGAACATCATTGACTCGTCGCAGCACATAGCTGCCGCGAAATCGCTGCGGAGTTCCATTCGTGGCGATCGCAGTCACAGTAACCGGAATCTCAATGTAGATTGAGCCTGCACCTGGATCTGGTCTACCGGGTTTTCCAACTTCTACAGCAACGGATGTGGTGTTGGCAAAACCCTGCTTGAACTGCTCAAACGACTGCTTGCTAGCAGTGCCATTTCCATCCCAAGCTGAATAAGCTTGTTTATAGTCTTGACGGGCGATCGCACTATAATAGTCACGAATGACTTGAACTGCTTGCTGCTCAGAGCTTTGCGTGGGAGAGACTGGTGCTGGGGTTGGACTGGTCGCAATGAGATTTGCAACCGATGGAGTATTCGCAGAAGGTGGCTGCGATTTAACAGAGGCATTACAGCCTGTGATGGCGATCGCAAGCAGTACTCCTCCAACCGTCATACAGTGCTGTTTTAACCTGATACATAAAGAATTCATCATTGACAAAAATACCTCCTTGCAAATCTAGTGAGTGCTTTTCAAAGATTTTGCGTCAAACTACTTCCGCTTTTTTGTCGGTAGTATCGTGGCAAATTCTACTGCGACAAGTCAACCTACTTTAAAGTTAAAGTCACAATTGATTAGAATATATTTTTGCATTGCTGTTCCTTAAAACTCAAGTCAGGGGCTTATCCCTATTAATTACGAATTAGTAATTAAACTGCGTCCACGTTGAAAACCGTAGTTCTGTATGAATAGAAAAACCCTCATCCCCCAGCCCCTTCTCCCAATATTGGGAGAAGGGGAGCCGGAAAGAAGTCCCTCTCCCAAGTAGGGAGAGGGATTTAGGGTGAGGGCAAAAACTACGGTTCTCAACATAGATGAGGTTTATTTGGTCAAACTTCTGCTTCACTCGATAAAACTTTTGTGACTTCAAAAACTGTATGGGGACTTTTGAAGGTTAGCCGTGCTTCTGGTTTCTGGAGTGCCACCATAGTTTTCACATGTTCGGATTCGTCATCACGGATGTTTACAAACACGTCGTATAAATTATCTACCTTGGGACGGCGAAATTCATGACCTGGTGCAGTCTGAACTTCATCAAACATATAGAGGTCGCCATCGCGGTAGAAGTTGATTGCAACCTGGGGCGCTTTTTGAGCTTTCAGTTCGGCTTCATTGGTTTGCAAGTATTCGTCATAGGTGTGGTAGGCATGACCTTCAATCAGTTCCATCAAGTAGTAGGCGTAAGCGGGAAACAACATGTAAATTGGTACAACCACCCAGTAGTAAGCCACAGCAACGTGTTGAGCGATGAAGCGATCGATCCAGAGGCGACCGCCCCCCAGTGATTCCATGATTAACAAATGATGCAATTCGTTCCAAGTTTCAGCAAAGTGAACTTTCAACAAGTCGGCTTTGCGCCAGTAACCCAGCGTCTCGTAAAAATGCAACACCGATAGATAAGAAAAGTAAGGAACACGGGCAATGGTTTCCAACATATAAAACCGAGCGTAGGAACGATTTCCGTATACGACATCTACAATGAATACGAAAAAACTAACGATCGCTTGAATTAAAACTTTCATGGTGCATTTCTCCAAAATTAGAACAGATTACTAAATTTAAGGGACAAACTATTAGCCCCCAATCCCTAATCGCCAATCCCTTTTATAGCTATAAGTTCTACCCCAATATATAAACGTTTAGGGAAACACAAGTTTGGATGCAGGTGAATGACCCAGGTAAATGTGAGCAGACGATTTCAGCACAATTTCAGAGTAGATAATTTTTTGAATCTCTAAGCTAGGGACTCGATTTGCAAGTATGCGGTAAGCAGTGATTTCTCCTTCAAGGCTAAAGTCAGCATCTGCTACACAGTGGTAATAATCGTGAATTGCCAGGAAAGCAAAACCATAAAAAGGATTCGGATAAATCTCGCTATCGTAACTATCAGCCGACACCCAAAGCTGCTGTTGGGCAATATCCGCACACATTTGGGTAGCTGTGTGATAGCGCATGTAATTAGAGAACATGGGATTAATCGGAAGTTGTTGGAACTCGCTCATCAGCCAGTCACAGAGTTCTAGTTGAGCTATGTCTGAGATTTCGACAGATTCTCCTTCCAGGTAGAGTTTGGCAAGGGTATC harbors:
- a CDS encoding NADP-dependent oxidoreductase, producing the protein MKAIVIKEYGNDEVLNYADVERPEPKADEVLVKVHVAGVNPVDWKIRNGLGERLGLKLPIMLGGEIAGTIERIGDDVRGFKEGDAVYGIIRSGGFAEYAVAKMGDIASKPQSLDFENTAAVPLGALTAWQAIFDLAHLSSGQRILITGASGGVGSLAVQLAKAKGAYVIGTASGRNEEFIRDLGADEFVDYTKQNFEEVVKDVDVVFDAVGGDTFERAFQTLKKGGFLVTSVEFPSEEKAQEFGVKSARVHCKPNAKQLAAISALVDEGRLKAHVATVLPLVEVKKAFQLSESGRTRGKIVLQISTGAVRES
- the dnaA gene encoding chromosomal replication initiator protein DnaA encodes the protein MEIPIESLWSQVLERLKLELSRPTFETWIKTASAERLENNCLVICTPNPFARNWLQKYYINTIAHVVQDILGHPVGIYITVAQGDEVSHFSEREVAWESPISSSISEAVANHNHKTTDLNSKYVFSRFVVGANNRMAHAASLAVAESPGKEFNPLFLCGGVGLGKTHLMQAIGHYRYAVFPNCKIFYVSTEQFTNDLITAIRKDSMQSFREHYRAADVLLVDDIQFLEGKEYTQEEFFYTFNTLHEAGKQVVIASDRPPNQIPSLQERLCSRFSMGLIADIQKPDLETRMAILQKKAEDENINLPRDVIEYIASNYTSNIRELEGALIRAVAYISIWGLPMTVENITPVLEPPNEKMAATPEAILKVVADNFDVSIDDLKGNSRRREISWARQLGMYLMRQHTALSLPRIGQEFGGKDHTTVIYSCDKITQLQESDRTLVQTLRELSDRINMNSRSQKPS
- a CDS encoding DsbA family protein; its protein translation is MNQAGSNFNQLLVLPSQRDRYQRILNAPVVLVEYGNYQCLQSGEVYRLIQAIQQDFDFVLSQKNRVCVVFRHFIQSSYPQAQKAAEVAEAAAAPGQFWQMHDLLFTHQQALEDGYLVEYADRLGLDIFQFLRDPSSQVHITRIEEDTESGNQSGVMAAPALFINGIRYRDRWNMEQLKAAITTASH
- a CDS encoding alternative oxidase, which codes for MKVLIQAIVSFFVFIVDVVYGNRSYARFYMLETIARVPYFSYLSVLHFYETLGYWRKADLLKVHFAETWNELHHLLIMESLGGGRLWIDRFIAQHVAVAYYWVVVPIYMLFPAYAYYLMELIEGHAYHTYDEYLQTNEAELKAQKAPQVAINFYRDGDLYMFDEVQTAPGHEFRRPKVDNLYDVFVNIRDDESEHVKTMVALQKPEARLTFKSPHTVFEVTKVLSSEAEV
- a CDS encoding LuxR C-terminal-related transcriptional regulator, whose translation is MVDGLNNHDIGAALHITESTIKFHINRIFEQIRCERSHSSSSHSLETGFISIVTELTAIFR
- a CDS encoding transposase; translated protein: MTPKVDTLAKLYLEGESVEISDIAQLELCDWLMSEFQQLPINPMFSNYMRYHTATQMCADIAQQQLWVSADSYDSEIYPNPFYGFAFLAIHDYYHCVADADFSLEGEITAYRILANRVPSLEIQKIIYSEIVLKSSAHIYLGHSPASKLVFP
- a CDS encoding aldo/keto reductase family oxidoreductase; translated protein: MIAQVNLGGSFTLSGTSVTLKRMGYGAMQLAGSGVWGPPRDVDAAVAVLREAIALGINHIDTSDFYGPHITNQLIRQALHPYPENLTIVTKVGAVRGADASWNPAQSPTELRQAVHDNLSNLGVDVLDVVNLRRWGDGPNEGSIAEQFTALAEMQQQGLIRHLGLSNVTAAQVEEARAIAPVVCVQNQYNLAHRDDEALVGDLALKGIAYVPFFPLGGFNPLQSSTLDTVATSIGATKMQVALAWLLQRSPNILLIPGTSSVEHLHENLKAADLQLPSQTITDLDAIATTKG
- a CDS encoding quinone oxidoreductase family protein — encoded protein: MQNTPQQMKAMAVDEFGGPDKLTLYTLPVPTVDAAEVLIRIEIAGVGIWDAMEREGKLMYNEVHFPRVLGGECAGTIAAVGDGVERFAVGDRVYAQSFMNDKGGSYAQYVVVSEKTVAPVPNGLDMLMAGGLPIAGATALSNLQALGTINETKLMLWGASGGVGHVALQLAKRMGARVFAIASGADGVELAKQLGADEAVDGHSNDVAQRARAFAPDGFDAALVLVGGDDVQSTLSLVRQGGIITFPNGVMPEPKAPDGVELKKANGFADPMLFDQLNRLVSMGEFQVLIAQTFGLEEAAQAQSAMKKHYLGKIVLRVSGE